One window of Pirellulales bacterium genomic DNA carries:
- a CDS encoding formylglycine-generating enzyme family protein, producing MFTRIRHMLPHWHKHAHFLLKSKQLLPQPPVQVSHPPAHAVPTADDVGSLVDQMLVDGRFALLLRAQIARNLMPDFYEKAKQALSDSMGLVPAGTVYLEPCVFDVDYPLFATEDFNSPQEFTVAVQSVFLDRYLVTNQQYQQFVNAGGYQEMAIWDQEVWPAVLDFTDQTGEPGPRFWKDGRYLPGEERLPVVGVSWYEAVAYARWVGKRLPTDAEWVKAGSWPVTLSAGTSLQRQYPWGETFDRSKANVWGSEPGRMVAVDEFAEGVSVGGVYQLIGNAWEWTATTLETEPTTEEVLYGHGPLLKTIRGGAFDTYFEHQATCQFASGENPILRKHNIGFRCALSLCDIAGPPTDPPPGKPLDQLADSSAAIAGSSLPGESHAEQDELPCGEMAHQGPPFIEQAELFHDEAVEETLA from the coding sequence ATGTTTACTCGCATCCGCCACATGCTGCCGCATTGGCACAAACACGCGCATTTTTTATTGAAAAGCAAGCAACTTCTTCCGCAACCACCTGTGCAGGTTAGCCATCCGCCAGCCCATGCTGTACCAACGGCGGACGATGTCGGTTCGCTTGTAGATCAAATGCTTGTTGACGGGCGCTTTGCGTTGCTGTTGCGGGCCCAAATTGCGCGCAATTTAATGCCAGATTTTTACGAAAAAGCCAAGCAGGCGTTAAGCGATTCGATGGGCTTGGTGCCGGCGGGAACTGTTTATTTAGAGCCGTGTGTGTTCGATGTCGACTACCCACTGTTTGCCACCGAAGATTTCAATTCTCCTCAGGAATTCACCGTGGCGGTGCAAAGCGTATTTTTGGACCGCTATTTGGTCACCAACCAGCAGTATCAGCAGTTTGTCAACGCTGGTGGATATCAGGAAATGGCAATTTGGGACCAAGAGGTTTGGCCCGCGGTGCTCGATTTCACAGATCAAACGGGAGAACCCGGACCGCGGTTTTGGAAAGACGGACGGTATTTGCCCGGAGAGGAGCGCTTGCCTGTGGTCGGAGTTAGTTGGTACGAGGCGGTCGCCTATGCACGTTGGGTCGGCAAGCGTTTGCCGACCGATGCGGAATGGGTCAAGGCCGGCAGTTGGCCGGTAACCCTCAGTGCAGGCACCTCGCTGCAGCGCCAGTATCCATGGGGAGAAACGTTCGATCGCAGCAAGGCAAACGTCTGGGGATCTGAGCCCGGCCGGATGGTGGCGGTCGACGAATTCGCAGAGGGCGTTAGCGTCGGCGGAGTATATCAATTGATTGGAAATGCTTGGGAGTGGACCGCCACCACCTTGGAAACCGAACCGACCACGGAGGAAGTGTTATACGGCCATGGCCCCCTGTTGAAGACCATTCGTGGCGGCGCGTTTGACACGTACTTCGAACATCAGGCCACGTGCCAATTTGCCAGCGGCGAAAACCCCATTCTGCGAAAGCATAACATTGGTTTTCGTTGTGCCTTAAGCCTCTGCGACATTGCCGGACCGCCGACCGATCCGCCGCCGGGTAAGCCTCTCGATCAACTTGCTGATTCATCTGCTGCAATCGCGGGAAGTTCCTTGCCCGGTGAATCGCATGCGGAACAAGACGAATTGCCATGTGGCGAGATGGCACACCAAGGACCTCCATTCATTGAACAAGCCGAATTGTTTCACGACGAGGCCGTCGAGGAGACGCTGGCATGA